The proteins below are encoded in one region of Tepidisphaeraceae bacterium:
- a CDS encoding DUF2309 domain-containing protein: MLSTNNTLAASSHDASTIAADVLVTCNRIPPLWDLRNYVAVNPFLGFVEQPIDAAAATVGDGLGARVLPGFDFYRAKWALGELNAAELQAAAKRLGQPASLAESVLAGVPSPEAYRTAQPFLTFAERHDLVHGTEWHETMRRWVARSCAVHITAGDAMWNPQDDRSLYVSWRESARIDRSLEIMGLHGFRAFADALPATPAAAIQLMLARVDVPASQRVAYFYRLLGGLFGFASYFRRSAWQAGNGDLGEVGDLLAILLCCDAGVVELAGASTVELSAAARPQEDEAVQLVLQEALEDRYANHLIGSLRAPAAVTGARPAVQGVFCIDVRSEPLRRHLEAQSDAIETRGFAGFFGVSLDWQTDGLSSPRCPVLLSPSVALRPRAAVSPAALNGATAYVQTAPAGAFAFVELLGLGYGLKLSADALTATPTPANDETTAPLVLEPGTDGTGVAPDTRVEMAAGILKNMGFTDRYARLILLCGHGSVSANNPHAAGLDCGACGGHGGAINARVAAALLNDPGVRTAVNSRGAAVPADTVFVPALHDTSVDEVTLLDLDRLPATHVADVDALRQWLVGAGAATRLERAPALGMNAGFNKADNKGGLFNRLRQRSRDWSEVRPEWALARNAAFIVASRQRSRDVNLGGRAFLHEYDAAADADASILTLILSAPMVVASWINLQYFASTVDNDTFGAGDKALHNRVGSLGVVLGNGGDLRTGLAKQSVHAADGSWYHEPLRLQVVVEAPRPRIEAVLAAAPSVRHLVENGWVRLFALDPASPDAFRFVPRQGWEAVAT, translated from the coding sequence ATGCTTAGCACCAATAACACGCTCGCCGCATCTTCGCACGATGCGTCCACCATCGCCGCCGACGTGCTGGTCACCTGCAATCGCATCCCGCCTCTGTGGGACTTGCGCAACTACGTCGCGGTCAACCCGTTCCTAGGTTTCGTCGAACAACCCATCGACGCCGCTGCGGCTACGGTGGGCGACGGGCTGGGCGCGCGCGTGCTGCCCGGTTTCGACTTCTACCGCGCCAAATGGGCGCTGGGCGAGTTGAACGCCGCCGAACTGCAGGCTGCCGCCAAGCGGTTGGGCCAGCCGGCGTCGTTGGCCGAGTCGGTGCTCGCTGGCGTACCGTCGCCCGAGGCGTACCGCACGGCGCAGCCGTTCCTTACGTTCGCCGAGCGGCACGATCTCGTGCACGGCACGGAATGGCACGAGACGATGCGGCGCTGGGTGGCGCGGTCGTGCGCAGTCCACATCACCGCCGGCGACGCGATGTGGAACCCGCAAGACGACCGCAGCCTGTACGTCTCCTGGCGAGAGTCAGCTCGGATCGACCGGTCGTTGGAGATCATGGGCCTGCACGGCTTCCGCGCCTTCGCCGATGCCCTGCCAGCTACGCCCGCCGCCGCCATTCAATTAATGCTGGCGCGCGTCGACGTGCCCGCGAGTCAGCGTGTGGCTTACTTTTACCGGCTGCTGGGCGGGCTGTTCGGCTTCGCGTCGTACTTCCGCCGATCGGCTTGGCAGGCGGGCAACGGCGATCTGGGCGAGGTCGGCGACCTGCTCGCGATCCTGCTCTGCTGCGATGCGGGCGTGGTGGAACTTGCCGGTGCCAGCACCGTCGAGCTCAGCGCCGCCGCCCGACCGCAGGAGGATGAAGCGGTTCAATTGGTGCTGCAGGAAGCCTTGGAGGACCGATACGCTAACCACCTCATCGGCTCGCTGCGCGCTCCCGCCGCGGTCACCGGCGCGCGGCCGGCGGTGCAGGGGGTATTCTGCATCGACGTGCGTTCCGAGCCGCTTCGGCGGCACCTTGAGGCGCAGTCCGACGCGATTGAAACGCGCGGCTTCGCCGGCTTCTTCGGCGTCAGCCTCGACTGGCAGACCGACGGCCTGTCCAGCCCCCGCTGTCCCGTGCTGCTCTCTCCGTCGGTCGCGCTGCGACCACGGGCAGCGGTATCGCCAGCCGCGTTGAACGGCGCGACGGCGTACGTGCAGACCGCGCCGGCCGGGGCCTTCGCGTTCGTGGAGCTGCTTGGCTTGGGTTACGGGTTGAAGCTAAGCGCCGACGCACTTACCGCGACGCCCACGCCAGCCAACGATGAGACGACCGCACCCCTCGTGCTGGAACCGGGAACCGACGGTACCGGCGTCGCGCCGGACACAAGGGTGGAGATGGCGGCCGGCATCCTGAAGAACATGGGCTTCACCGATCGCTACGCGCGACTCATCCTGCTCTGCGGCCACGGCAGCGTCAGCGCCAACAATCCGCACGCGGCCGGTCTCGACTGTGGCGCGTGCGGTGGGCATGGTGGCGCGATCAACGCGCGCGTCGCCGCGGCGCTGCTGAACGATCCTGGAGTGCGAACAGCCGTGAACAGCCGTGGCGCAGCCGTACCGGCGGACACCGTCTTCGTGCCCGCGCTGCACGATACGTCGGTGGACGAGGTCACACTGCTCGATCTCGACCGCCTGCCCGCGACGCACGTTGCCGACGTCGATGCCCTGCGGCAGTGGCTCGTCGGGGCTGGCGCCGCGACCCGGCTTGAACGCGCGCCAGCGCTCGGGATGAATGCGGGCTTCAACAAGGCCGATAACAAAGGCGGTTTGTTCAACCGGCTGCGTCAGCGGTCACGGGACTGGTCGGAGGTGCGCCCAGAATGGGCGCTGGCGCGCAACGCCGCGTTTATCGTCGCCTCGCGCCAGCGGTCGCGCGACGTGAACCTTGGCGGCCGCGCGTTCCTGCACGAGTACGACGCCGCTGCGGATGCCGACGCGTCGATCCTCACGCTCATCCTATCGGCCCCGATGGTGGTCGCGTCCTGGATCAACCTCCAGTACTTCGCCTCCACCGTCGACAACGACACCTTCGGCGCAGGAGACAAAGCCCTGCACAACCGCGTCGGCTCGCTCGGCGTCGTACTCGGAAACGGCGGTGACTTACGCACCGGGCTGGCCAAGCAGTCGGTACACGCGGCCGACGGTTCGTGGTACCACGAGCCACTTCGGTTGCAGGTAGTTGTTGAAGCCCCGCGGCCGCGCATCGAGGCCGTCCTCGCTGCCGCGCCGTCGGTACGCCATCTGGTGGAGAACGGTTGGGTGCGACTGTTCGCGTTGGATCCCGCCTCGCCCGATGCGTTCCGCTTTGTACCGAGGCAAGGTTGGGAAGCCGTGGCGACGTGA
- a CDS encoding glycosyl hydrolase family 28-related protein: protein MIRRPAFRFVGVMALLVASALPASAQEDSTWRSRLYPGDWTPDHQTAEGHFLHDFSYAGYHKGERPIPDQPRGETVNVIAAPFNADPTGGADSTAAIQQAIDHVTKRGGGIVYLPAGTYRVKPPKKGVDAALRISASHLVLRGAGPDKTFLFNDEPVMRNQRVVRLRPDPRPKRFETNWYRDQEGDAIPVAADVQNRATQIRLASVDGLNVGDWIVLRTDTTEAFVREAAWDWLVEHWVGKLAPRDGIAFYRQITSRDVASRTIDLDIPVRYWMKRRDNARVYRVPPHLEEVGIENLSIGMREHPGTDGWGFNDYQTEGKSAHDVHNSFAVQMNHVVNGWIRNVHTYRPPVNRGPHHLVSNAFALGFTRNVSVIGCDLRQAQYRGGGGNGYGYVLEGSDNLIQDCFGEELRYVYDFKSMMTTGNVVHRSESRSRSDFHMHLSVANLLDNLHMNGEYFYAGTRYDWGGPAHGKSTDQTVFWNLRGTGSHKEHDHVIDIKDQTDAVFVIGTQGERTTAHNVDGTHKDRIEGIGKGATLQPQSLYEDQLQRRLQRGPAKVAN from the coding sequence GTGATCCGAAGACCAGCGTTTCGGTTCGTGGGCGTGATGGCGCTGTTGGTGGCAAGCGCACTGCCGGCCTCGGCGCAGGAAGATAGCACGTGGCGAAGCCGGCTCTACCCGGGCGACTGGACGCCGGATCATCAAACGGCGGAGGGCCACTTCCTGCACGACTTCTCGTACGCGGGCTATCACAAAGGGGAACGTCCCATTCCTGACCAGCCGCGCGGCGAGACGGTGAACGTCATCGCGGCGCCGTTCAACGCCGACCCGACCGGCGGCGCCGACAGCACCGCAGCCATTCAGCAGGCGATCGACCACGTCACGAAGCGAGGTGGCGGCATCGTCTACCTGCCCGCGGGCACCTACCGGGTCAAGCCCCCCAAGAAAGGCGTCGACGCTGCGCTGCGTATCTCAGCCAGCCATCTGGTTCTTCGTGGCGCAGGGCCGGACAAGACGTTTCTCTTCAACGATGAGCCGGTCATGCGCAACCAGCGCGTCGTTCGCCTTCGCCCGGACCCGCGGCCCAAACGGTTTGAGACCAATTGGTACCGGGACCAAGAGGGTGACGCGATCCCCGTCGCCGCCGACGTGCAGAACCGGGCAACGCAGATCCGGCTTGCGAGCGTCGACGGTCTAAACGTCGGCGACTGGATCGTGCTGCGCACCGACACTACCGAGGCCTTCGTGCGCGAGGCCGCGTGGGACTGGCTCGTCGAGCACTGGGTCGGAAAATTGGCGCCGCGCGACGGCATCGCGTTCTACCGGCAGATCACGAGCCGCGACGTCGCTTCCCGCACGATCGACCTGGACATCCCGGTACGCTATTGGATGAAGCGGCGCGACAACGCCCGTGTATACCGCGTGCCGCCACACCTGGAAGAGGTGGGCATCGAGAACCTGTCGATTGGCATGCGCGAGCATCCCGGCACCGACGGTTGGGGCTTCAACGACTACCAGACGGAGGGGAAATCGGCCCATGACGTGCACAATTCGTTCGCCGTTCAAATGAACCACGTCGTCAACGGCTGGATTCGCAACGTGCATACCTACCGTCCGCCGGTGAACCGGGGGCCGCACCACCTTGTCTCCAACGCGTTTGCGCTCGGCTTTACGCGCAACGTCAGCGTGATCGGTTGCGATCTGCGCCAGGCCCAGTATCGCGGTGGCGGTGGCAACGGGTACGGCTACGTGCTGGAGGGGAGCGACAACCTGATTCAGGATTGCTTCGGCGAAGAGCTGCGCTACGTCTACGACTTCAAGAGCATGATGACGACCGGCAACGTCGTCCATCGCAGCGAATCCCGCTCGCGCAGCGACTTCCACATGCACTTAAGCGTCGCCAACCTGCTGGACAACCTGCACATGAACGGCGAGTACTTCTACGCAGGCACGCGATACGACTGGGGCGGCCCCGCACACGGTAAATCCACCGATCAGACGGTCTTCTGGAACCTCCGCGGCACCGGCAGCCACAAGGAGCACGACCACGTCATCGACATTAAGGACCAAACCGACGCCGTCTTCGTCATCGGCACCCAGGGCGAGCGCACGACCGCGCACAACGTCGACGGTACCCACAAAGACCGGATCGAGGGCATCGGCAAAGGCGCCACGCTCCAGCCGCAATCGCTCTACGAGGACCAACTGCAACGTCGCCTGCAGCGTGGCCCGGCGAAGGTCGCAAACTGA
- the acs gene encoding acetate--CoA ligase, with product MSAESSSIESTQTENRIFNPPAAFSAKAHIKSRQQYDQMYRESIDSPETFWAREAAGLKWFKPWTKVLDWQVPDAKWFVGATTNAAYNCLDHQVAQGRGDKVAILWEGEPVDGSGKPEVRKITYKQLTADVCRFANALKQQGVKKGDRVTIYMPMTPEAVVAILACARIGAVHSVIFGGFSSQAIADRVEDAKSNIIITTDAGFRRGLPVPLKKNVDGALAKTDRVKTVIVFKRGGGDANMVAGRDVYADEILKGQSDQCEAEPVDSEDPLFVLYTSGSTGKPKGILHTTGGYMVGTHLTTKYTFDLQDNDVYFCTADVGWITGHSYIVYGPLSNGATVLLYEGAPNFPDFSRFWQIIERHKVTIFYTAPTAIRAFMRAGREFVDKHDLSSLRLLGTVGEPINPEAWMWYHTVVGHEKCPIADTWWQTETGMHMITPLPGVTPLKPGTATLPFFGVDAAIVDRDGKELPANTGGLLVIRKPWPSMLRGIFNDPERYAKQYWSDVPGMYFTGDGARRDADGYFWIMGRIDDVINVSGHRLGTAEVESALVGHAAVAEAACVGIPHELKGQGLAAFVTLRNGFAASDDLKKELTNVVAKSIGSFAKPDQIRFTEALPKTRSGKIMRRLLKDVASGVETKGDTSTLEDLSVLAKLRETDEG from the coding sequence ATGTCCGCTGAATCTTCGTCGATCGAGTCCACCCAGACCGAAAACCGCATCTTCAATCCGCCGGCCGCGTTCTCGGCCAAGGCGCACATCAAGTCGCGCCAGCAGTACGACCAGATGTACCGCGAATCGATCGATTCGCCCGAAACCTTCTGGGCCCGCGAGGCCGCCGGGCTGAAGTGGTTTAAGCCGTGGACGAAGGTGCTCGACTGGCAGGTGCCGGACGCCAAGTGGTTCGTCGGCGCCACCACCAACGCCGCGTACAACTGCCTCGATCACCAGGTCGCCCAGGGCCGCGGCGACAAGGTCGCCATCTTGTGGGAAGGGGAACCGGTCGATGGATCGGGCAAGCCCGAGGTGCGCAAGATCACCTATAAGCAGCTCACCGCCGACGTCTGCCGCTTCGCCAACGCACTGAAGCAGCAGGGCGTGAAGAAAGGGGACCGCGTCACCATCTACATGCCGATGACGCCCGAGGCGGTCGTCGCCATCCTCGCCTGCGCGCGCATCGGCGCGGTCCACAGCGTCATCTTCGGCGGCTTCAGCAGCCAGGCGATCGCCGATCGCGTGGAGGATGCCAAGAGCAACATCATCATCACCACCGACGCCGGCTTCCGCCGTGGGTTGCCGGTACCGCTGAAGAAGAACGTGGACGGTGCGCTGGCCAAGACCGACCGCGTGAAGACCGTCATCGTCTTCAAGCGCGGCGGCGGCGACGCCAACATGGTCGCCGGCCGCGACGTGTATGCCGATGAAATCTTGAAGGGCCAGTCCGACCAGTGCGAAGCCGAACCGGTGGACAGCGAAGACCCGCTCTTCGTCCTCTACACCTCCGGCAGCACCGGCAAGCCCAAGGGCATCCTGCACACCACCGGCGGGTACATGGTGGGCACGCACCTCACCACGAAGTACACGTTCGATCTGCAGGACAACGACGTCTACTTCTGCACCGCCGACGTCGGCTGGATCACCGGCCACTCGTACATCGTCTACGGCCCGCTTTCCAACGGCGCCACCGTGCTGCTGTACGAAGGCGCCCCTAACTTCCCCGACTTCTCGCGCTTCTGGCAAATCATCGAGCGGCACAAGGTGACGATCTTCTACACCGCGCCCACCGCGATCCGCGCGTTCATGCGGGCCGGGCGCGAGTTCGTCGACAAGCACGATTTGTCATCGCTGCGCCTGCTCGGCACCGTGGGCGAGCCGATCAACCCGGAAGCCTGGATGTGGTACCACACGGTCGTCGGCCACGAGAAATGCCCGATCGCCGACACCTGGTGGCAGACGGAAACGGGCATGCACATGATCACGCCGTTGCCCGGCGTCACGCCGTTGAAACCCGGCACCGCCACGCTGCCGTTCTTCGGGGTCGATGCCGCCATCGTCGACCGCGACGGCAAGGAACTGCCCGCCAACACCGGCGGCCTGCTCGTCATCCGCAAGCCGTGGCCGAGCATGTTGCGCGGCATCTTCAACGACCCCGAACGTTACGCCAAGCAATACTGGTCCGACGTGCCCGGCATGTACTTCACGGGTGATGGCGCGCGGCGCGACGCCGACGGTTACTTCTGGATCATGGGCCGCATCGACGACGTCATCAACGTCTCCGGCCACCGCCTAGGCACCGCCGAGGTTGAGAGCGCCCTCGTCGGCCATGCCGCCGTCGCAGAAGCCGCCTGCGTCGGCATCCCGCACGAGCTGAAGGGCCAGGGTTTGGCCGCCTTCGTTACCCTGCGCAACGGCTTTGCCGCCAGCGACGATTTAAAGAAGGAACTGACCAACGTCGTCGCCAAATCCATCGGCTCCTTCGCCAAGCCCGACCAGATCCGCTTCACTGAAGCATTGCCGAAGACGCGTTCGGGCAAAATCATGCGCCGCTTGCTGAAGGACGTCGCATCGGGCGTCGAGACGAAGGGCGACACGAGCACGTTGGAAGACCTCTCGGTCCTCGCCAAACTGCGTGAGACGGACGAGGGATAA
- a CDS encoding ATP-binding protein, translating into MSSSETSGDPENRLDRGALETERSLLADVFKRSPSFMAVLRGPQHVFELANDRYYELIGHRQVLGQSVHDALPEIAGQGFFELLDGVYATGEPFVGRDMRVMVQRTPGHALEERHIEFVYQALRAADGAVNGVFVHGIDLTEHKRAETEVLASEQRYRGLFESIDQGLCVVQVIFDADSRAHDYRFLETNTMFEQHTGLKNAVGRTARELVPSLEERWFEMYGRVATTGEPMRFVQASDPMGRWFDVYAFRTGPVQDRKVAILFKDVTQGKRAEAAQRQSEERLRLALAIAGMGTFDIDLLTDDVIVNEAGRAIYGWPDQEPLTFAKVQGHFHPDDRAMVMESVAAAMDPNGPGEFAVEQRIVRTDGAVRWIRVRGRVTFASPKGAGHLRPIRCIGTYLDVTDQKEAEHQREQLLSAERGARFEAERAGRMKDEFLATLSHELRTPLNAILGWSSLLSNRPGVRDDDDLRAGLETIERNARAQAQIIEDLLDMSSIISGKVRLDVQRVDLAVLLQHGIETVRPAAEVKNVTLSAVLDPSVGPVSGDPNRLQQVFWNLLNNAVKFTSRGGRVQVALEHASSHVEVSVVDTGQGISAQFLPHVFDRFRQADASTTRQHGGLGLGLSIVKQLVELHGGSVRAKSDGVGLGATIVVALPLASVQSDPSPKPALEHPAVSLHTEMHRQACLQLEGVRVLVVDDEADGRTVVRRLLEECGAIVRTASSAGEAFDFYRSEAPDVLVSDIGMPKEDGYSLIRRIRALDPTQGGKVPAVALTAYARPEDRIRAVQAGFQMHVVKPVEPAELITMVASLVGRVGS; encoded by the coding sequence ATGAGTTCGTCTGAAACCAGTGGAGATCCCGAAAACAGGCTGGACCGCGGCGCGCTCGAGACGGAGCGGAGCCTGCTGGCCGACGTGTTCAAGCGATCGCCATCGTTCATGGCCGTGCTGCGCGGCCCGCAGCATGTCTTCGAGCTCGCGAACGACCGTTACTACGAGCTGATCGGGCACCGTCAGGTGCTAGGCCAGTCCGTTCATGACGCGTTGCCGGAGATTGCCGGCCAAGGCTTCTTCGAGTTGCTGGATGGTGTGTACGCGACGGGCGAGCCGTTCGTCGGGCGCGACATGCGGGTGATGGTGCAGCGCACGCCCGGACACGCGCTGGAGGAACGGCATATCGAGTTTGTCTACCAGGCGCTTCGGGCGGCCGACGGGGCGGTCAACGGTGTCTTCGTGCACGGGATCGACCTAACCGAGCACAAGCGGGCGGAGACGGAAGTGCTCGCCAGTGAGCAGCGCTACCGTGGGCTGTTCGAGTCGATCGACCAAGGCCTATGCGTCGTACAGGTTATATTCGACGCGGACAGCCGAGCCCACGACTACCGCTTCCTTGAGACGAACACGATGTTCGAGCAGCACACGGGCCTGAAGAACGCCGTCGGGCGGACCGCGCGCGAACTCGTCCCATCGCTTGAGGAGCGTTGGTTTGAGATGTACGGGCGCGTGGCAACCACCGGCGAGCCCATGCGGTTCGTCCAGGCTTCCGACCCCATGGGACGCTGGTTCGACGTCTACGCATTCCGGACCGGCCCGGTCCAGGATCGTAAGGTCGCGATCCTCTTCAAGGACGTGACTCAGGGCAAACGGGCGGAAGCGGCACAGCGGCAGAGCGAGGAACGGCTGCGGCTGGCGCTGGCCATTGCCGGCATGGGAACGTTCGACATCGACCTGCTGACCGACGACGTGATCGTGAACGAGGCCGGGCGGGCCATCTATGGCTGGCCAGACCAGGAGCCACTGACGTTCGCGAAGGTGCAGGGCCACTTTCACCCCGACGACCGAGCGATGGTGATGGAAAGCGTCGCGGCCGCCATGGACCCCAACGGCCCCGGCGAGTTCGCGGTCGAACAGCGCATCGTCCGCACCGATGGCGCGGTCCGATGGATCCGCGTTCGCGGGCGAGTCACGTTCGCGTCACCGAAGGGTGCGGGCCATCTCCGGCCGATCCGCTGCATCGGCACGTATCTGGACGTAACGGATCAGAAAGAAGCCGAGCACCAGCGGGAACAGCTGTTGAGTGCCGAGCGCGGGGCGCGGTTCGAGGCGGAGCGGGCGGGGCGCATGAAGGACGAGTTTCTCGCGACGCTCAGCCACGAGCTGCGCACGCCGTTGAACGCGATCCTGGGATGGTCCAGCCTGCTGAGCAACAGACCTGGGGTACGCGACGATGACGATCTGCGGGCGGGCCTGGAAACGATCGAGCGCAACGCTCGGGCGCAAGCGCAGATCATCGAAGACCTGCTGGACATGAGCAGCATCATTAGCGGCAAGGTGCGCCTGGACGTGCAGCGCGTCGACCTGGCGGTGCTGCTGCAGCACGGGATCGAAACGGTCCGGCCGGCAGCCGAGGTGAAGAACGTAACACTGAGCGCGGTGCTCGACCCCTCCGTCGGGCCTGTCTCCGGTGATCCGAACCGCCTGCAGCAGGTGTTCTGGAACCTGCTGAACAACGCGGTGAAGTTCACGTCGCGAGGTGGCCGCGTGCAGGTGGCGCTCGAGCATGCCAGTTCGCACGTCGAGGTGAGCGTGGTCGACACCGGGCAGGGGATCAGCGCGCAGTTCCTGCCGCACGTGTTCGACCGATTCCGCCAAGCCGATGCCTCGACGACTCGCCAGCACGGGGGGCTTGGCTTGGGCCTGTCGATCGTCAAACAGCTGGTCGAACTGCACGGCGGCAGCGTGCGTGCAAAGAGCGACGGCGTCGGTCTGGGCGCGACGATCGTGGTGGCGTTGCCGCTGGCGAGCGTTCAGTCTGATCCGTCACCCAAGCCGGCCCTCGAACACCCGGCGGTCAGTTTGCACACCGAGATGCACCGTCAGGCGTGTCTGCAGTTGGAAGGTGTTCGCGTGCTGGTGGTCGATGATGAGGCCGATGGTCGCACGGTCGTACGTCGCTTGCTTGAAGAATGTGGGGCCATCGTCCGCACCGCGTCGTCGGCCGGTGAGGCGTTCGACTTCTATCGGTCCGAGGCGCCTGACGTGCTGGTGAGCGACATCGGCATGCCGAAAGAGGACGGATATTCGCTGATACGCCGCATACGCGCGCTCGATCCAACGCAGGGTGGAAAAGTGCCCGCGGTCGCGCTGACCGCGTACGCGCGGCCAGAGGACCGCATACGCGCCGTGCAGGCGGGCTTCCAGATGCACGTCGTCAAACCGGTTGAGCCCGCGGAGTTAATCACGATGGTAGCCAGCCTCGTCGGGCGCGTCGGCAGTTAG
- a CDS encoding proton-conducting transporter membrane subunit, which produces MLLMAAAGLSAVALVWQIVSPQPLRAAGITVDRLSAALSLLVAAVGAVTFRFSIRYMDGDPRQARFLGWMAFAVVAAFLLMLSTNLLLLVTAWSLTSVALHQLLTHYEDRPEAIRAARKKFLISRIGDAALLWMVLLVWSHWDTLDLHALLAATTGQPASAATVGVALSVVLAALTKSAQFPFHSWLPETMEAPTPVSALMHAGIINAGGVLLLRFAPLLVEVPAVLLSLVVAGSLTVTVGTLAMWAQVKVKRSLAWSTVNQMGFMMVQCGLAAFPAAALHIIGHGCYKAWAFLRAGDVPAILGRAAQPVAPGRTVARVAIGMLVALPAIWLATWITGFSPLHSPGEMALAAVVALAMGQVWAALFAKPIADHAALGRGITGVSVIILATIAAFGLYRIAGTFLAPVLGDLQPVHSVSTWIAALVLVTTMVFLTVIHAMLPVLGRSAGGRAFRVHALHGFYFGAVADRIVASIWKHPKGKHHA; this is translated from the coding sequence ATGTTGCTCATGGCCGCCGCCGGCCTGTCTGCGGTGGCGCTGGTGTGGCAGATCGTATCGCCACAGCCGCTTCGGGCTGCCGGCATCACGGTCGACCGCCTGAGCGCCGCGCTCTCGCTGCTCGTGGCGGCGGTGGGTGCGGTGACGTTCCGCTTCTCCATTCGCTACATGGACGGCGACCCCCGGCAGGCCCGTTTCCTCGGCTGGATGGCGTTCGCGGTCGTCGCGGCGTTCCTGCTCATGCTGTCGACGAACCTGCTGCTGCTCGTGACGGCGTGGTCGCTGACGAGCGTCGCGCTGCACCAGTTGCTCACGCACTACGAGGACCGCCCTGAAGCAATTCGCGCCGCCCGCAAGAAGTTCCTCATCAGCCGTATAGGTGATGCAGCACTGCTTTGGATGGTGCTGCTCGTCTGGTCGCACTGGGACACGCTCGACCTGCACGCGCTGCTTGCCGCCACCACAGGTCAGCCCGCCAGCGCGGCCACGGTGGGTGTGGCGCTCTCGGTTGTGCTGGCGGCGTTGACCAAATCTGCTCAGTTCCCGTTCCACAGTTGGTTGCCCGAGACGATGGAGGCCCCCACGCCCGTCTCCGCGCTCATGCATGCGGGCATCATCAACGCGGGCGGCGTGTTACTGCTGCGATTCGCCCCGCTGTTGGTCGAGGTGCCCGCGGTACTGCTGTCACTGGTGGTGGCCGGGTCGCTAACGGTGACCGTTGGCACGCTGGCAATGTGGGCACAGGTAAAAGTGAAGCGCTCGCTTGCCTGGTCCACCGTCAACCAGATGGGCTTCATGATGGTGCAATGCGGCCTGGCAGCATTCCCAGCGGCGGCGCTGCACATCATCGGGCACGGGTGCTACAAGGCGTGGGCCTTCCTGCGGGCCGGCGACGTTCCTGCGATCCTGGGCCGCGCCGCACAGCCGGTAGCGCCGGGCCGTACGGTGGCTCGCGTGGCAATCGGCATGCTGGTCGCCCTGCCGGCGATCTGGCTGGCAACGTGGATCACGGGATTCTCCCCACTGCACTCGCCGGGTGAGATGGCACTGGCGGCGGTCGTGGCACTGGCCATGGGCCAGGTGTGGGCGGCCTTGTTCGCCAAGCCGATTGCCGATCACGCTGCGTTAGGCCGCGGCATCACTGGTGTCTCGGTCATCATCCTTGCCACCATTGCGGCATTTGGTTTGTACCGCATCGCGGGCACGTTCCTCGCTCCGGTGCTTGGTGACCTTCAACCGGTGCACAGCGTCTCGACCTGGATAGCCGCGCTCGTCCTCGTCACAACGATGGTGTTCCTCACGGTAATTCACGCCATGCTGCCGGTGTTGGGCCGCAGCGCCGGGGGACGCGCGTTCCGCGTTCACGCCCTGCACGGGTTCTACTTCGGCGCGGTCGCCGACCGAATCGTCGCATCGATCTGGAAGCATCCGAAGGGAAAGCATCATGCTTAG
- a CDS encoding cytochrome c peroxidase: MLSHKPRSAAGGLADSSNAMLKRLNDTPECKKAFKDVFGVDEIELEPVTKALATFQRTVVSSRSRFDQFIAGNKDALEDNTMRGLHRSARPPTATTARTSPTTSLTTSA; encoded by the coding sequence ATGCTGAGCCACAAACCACGTTCAGCGGCGGGCGGCCTGGCCGACAGCAGCAATGCCATGCTGAAGCGCCTCAACGACACGCCGGAGTGCAAGAAGGCGTTCAAGGACGTCTTCGGCGTCGACGAGATCGAATTGGAACCCGTGACCAAAGCGCTGGCGACGTTCCAGCGGACGGTCGTTTCCAGTCGAAGCCGGTTTGACCAGTTCATCGCCGGCAACAAGGATGCGCTTGAAGACAACACCATGCGCGGCCTGCACCGTTCCGCACGACCGCCAACTGCCACAACGGCCCGAACTTCACCGACAACCAGCCTCACGACATCGGCCTGA